One window of Fusobacterium polymorphum genomic DNA carries:
- the bioD gene encoding dethiobiotin synthase: MKFKDFFVIGTDTDVGKTYVSTLLYKALKKHNFQYYKPIQSGCFLKDGKLTAPDVDFLTKFIGVDYDDSMVTYTLKEEVSPHLASEMEGTTIEIENVKKHFEDLKKKYSNILVEGAGGLYVPLIRDKFYIYDLIKLFNLSVVLVCGTKVGSINHTMLTLNALNTMGIKLHGLVFNNYKGQFFENDNIKVILELSKIENYLIIKNGQKEISNEEIEKFFN, encoded by the coding sequence ATGAAATTTAAAGATTTCTTTGTTATAGGTACAGACACTGATGTTGGAAAAACTTATGTTAGTACTCTATTATATAAAGCTTTAAAGAAACATAATTTTCAATATTATAAACCTATACAAAGTGGTTGCTTTTTAAAAGATGGAAAGTTAACAGCACCTGATGTAGATTTTTTAACAAAATTTATAGGTGTTGATTATGATGATTCTATGGTAACTTACACTTTAAAAGAAGAAGTTTCACCACATTTAGCTTCTGAAATGGAAGGAACAACAATAGAAATAGAAAATGTTAAGAAACATTTTGAAGATTTAAAGAAAAAATATTCTAATATTTTAGTTGAAGGAGCTGGAGGACTTTATGTTCCTTTAATTAGAGATAAATTCTATATCTATGACTTAATAAAATTATTTAATCTTTCTGTTGTTTTAGTTTGTGGAACAAAAGTAGGCTCAATAAATCATACTATGCTTACTTTAAATGCTCTTAATACTATGGGAATTAAGCTACATGGTTTAGTATTCAATAATTATAAAGGGCAATTTTTTGAAAATGATAATATAAAGGTAATCTTAGAATTATCTAAAATTGAAAACTATCTAATTATTAAAAATGGACAAAAAGAAATTTCTAATGAAGAAATAGAAAAATTTTTTAATTAA
- the bioB gene encoding biotin synthase BioB, giving the protein MLKEKNSAGGGKFSFFNFLKEKENNQAEPINVKEFISYLKNKIINEKYEITREEAIFLSQIPNNDMETLNILFDAADQIREAFCGKYFDLCTIINAKSGKCSENCKYCAQSVHFKTGADVYGLVSKELALCEAKRNENEGAHRFSLVTSGRGLNGNEKELDKLVEIYKYIGEHTGKLELCASHGICTKEALQKLADAGVLTYHHNLESSRRFYPNVCTSHTYDDRINTIKNAKAVGLDVCSGGIFGLGETIEDRIDMALDLRALEICSVPINVLTPIPGTPFENNVPVEPLEILKTISIYRFIMPETYLRYGGGRIKLGEHVKTGLRCGINSALTGNFLTTTGTTIETDKKMIEELGYEI; this is encoded by the coding sequence ATGTTAAAAGAAAAAAATTCAGCTGGAGGGGGAAAATTTAGCTTTTTCAATTTTTTAAAAGAAAAAGAAAATAATCAAGCTGAACCAATCAATGTTAAGGAGTTTATATCATATTTAAAAAATAAAATTATCAATGAAAAATATGAAATAACTCGTGAAGAGGCAATATTCTTATCACAGATTCCTAACAATGATATGGAAACTTTGAATATACTCTTTGATGCAGCAGATCAAATTAGAGAAGCATTTTGTGGGAAATATTTTGATTTATGCACCATTATTAATGCAAAATCTGGTAAATGTTCTGAGAACTGCAAGTACTGTGCACAGTCAGTTCATTTCAAGACAGGAGCAGATGTCTATGGGCTTGTTTCTAAGGAATTAGCACTTTGCGAAGCTAAAAGAAACGAAAATGAAGGTGCTCATAGGTTCTCACTTGTAACAAGTGGTAGAGGGCTTAATGGAAATGAAAAAGAATTAGATAAATTAGTTGAAATTTATAAATATATAGGTGAACATACAGGAAAACTAGAACTTTGTGCTTCTCATGGAATATGTACAAAAGAAGCCCTACAAAAATTAGCTGATGCTGGTGTTTTAACTTATCATCATAACTTAGAATCTTCAAGAAGATTCTATCCTAATGTTTGTACTTCTCATACTTATGATGATAGAATTAATACCATTAAAAATGCAAAAGCTGTTGGATTAGATGTTTGTAGTGGAGGAATATTTGGACTAGGAGAAACTATTGAGGATAGAATAGATATGGCATTAGATTTGAGAGCCTTAGAAATATGTTCAGTACCTATAAATGTTTTGACTCCAATCCCAGGAACTCCATTTGAAAATAATGTGCCAGTAGAGCCATTAGAAATTTTAAAAACTATATCTATTTATCGTTTTATAATGCCTGAAACTTATTTAAGATATGGTGGTGGAAGAATAAAATTAGGAGAACATGTAAAAACTGGTTTAAGATGTGGAATAAACTCTGCACTTACTGGAAATTTTTTAACAACTACTGGAACAACAATAGAAACTGATAAAAAAATGATAGAGGAGCTAGGTTATGAAATTTAA
- a CDS encoding M42 family metallopeptidase — protein sequence MNIDLKYILNKTVELINIPSPVGYTHNAIEWVKNELKKLGIKNYNITKKGALIAYIKGEDSNYKKMISAHVDTLGAVVKKIKKNGRLEVTNVGGFAWGSVEGENVTIHTISGKTYSGTLLPIKASVHVYGDVAREMPRTEETMEIRIDEEVKSDGDVLKLGILQGDFVSFETRTRILDNGYIKSRYLDDKLCVAQILSYIKYLKDNKLKPKTDLYIYFSNYEEIGHGVSVFPEDLDEFIAVDIGLVAGEDAHGDEKKVQIIAKDSRSPYDFTLRKKLQETANKNNIKYTVGVYNRYGSDATTAILQGFDFKYACIGPNVDATHHYERCHNDGIVETVKLLIAYL from the coding sequence ATGAATATAGATTTAAAATATATACTTAATAAAACAGTTGAACTTATAAATATACCCAGCCCAGTTGGTTACACACATAATGCCATTGAATGGGTTAAAAATGAATTAAAAAAATTAGGTATAAAAAACTATAATATTACAAAAAAAGGTGCATTAATTGCATATATTAAGGGTGAGGACTCTAACTATAAAAAAATGATCTCTGCCCATGTTGATACATTAGGAGCTGTTGTAAAGAAAATTAAGAAAAATGGTAGATTAGAAGTCACAAATGTTGGTGGTTTTGCTTGGGGTTCTGTAGAAGGAGAAAATGTGACCATCCATACTATTTCTGGAAAAACATATTCTGGAACTTTACTTCCTATTAAAGCCTCTGTTCATGTTTATGGAGATGTAGCAAGAGAAATGCCAAGAACAGAAGAAACAATGGAAATAAGAATAGATGAAGAAGTTAAAAGTGATGGAGATGTTCTAAAATTAGGTATTTTACAAGGTGATTTTGTTTCTTTTGAAACTCGTACAAGAATTTTAGATAATGGTTATATAAAATCAAGATATCTAGATGATAAATTATGTGTTGCTCAAATTTTATCTTATATAAAATATTTAAAAGATAATAAACTAAAACCCAAAACTGACTTATATATATATTTTTCTAATTATGAAGAAATTGGACATGGTGTATCAGTTTTCCCAGAAGATTTAGATGAATTTATTGCAGTTGATATTGGTCTTGTTGCAGGTGAAGATGCACATGGAGATGAGAAAAAGGTGCAAATTATTGCTAAGGATAGTAGAAGTCCTTATGACTTTACTCTTAGAAAAAAGCTTCAAGAAACTGCTAATAAAAATAATATAAAGTATACTGTTGGTGTATATAATAGATATGGTTCAGATGCAACAACTGCAATCTTACAAGGATTTGATTTTAAATATGCTTGTATAGGACCAAATGTTGATGCAACTCATCACTATGAAAGATGTCATAATGATGGAATTGTTGAAACAGTAAAATTATTAATAGCTTACTTATAA
- a CDS encoding ABC transporter substrate-binding protein has protein sequence MKKIFYLLLLLSLFLVACGEKKSDTTSTENKIVTVAQGAKPKSLDPYMYNSIPDLMVSRQFYNTLFSREKDGTIVPELAESYEYKNDKELDIVLKKGVKFHDGSELTADDVVFSFERMKDKPGSSIMIEEIDKVEKVNDYEIKILLKNSSSPLLFNLAHPLTSIVNKKYVEAGNDLNIAPMGTGAFKLVAYNDGEKIEMEAFQDYFEGAPKIQKLIIRSIPEDTSRLAALETGEIDIATGLAPINAQTVEANDKLELISEPTTATEYICLNVEKAPFTNKEFRQALNYAIDKKSIVDSIFSGKGKVAKSIVNPNVFGYYDGLEEYPFNPEKAKELIEKSGVKDKSFSLYVNDSPVRLQVAQIIQANLKDVGIDMKIETLEWGTYLQKTGEGDFTAYLGGWISGTSDADIVLYPLLDSKSIGFPGNRARYSNPEFDKEVEMARVVLTPEERKEHYKNAQIIAREDSPLIVLFNKNENIGINKRILGFEYDPTTMHKFKNLDVK, from the coding sequence ATGAAAAAAATTTTTTATTTGTTACTTTTACTTTCATTATTTTTAGTTGCCTGTGGAGAAAAAAAATCTGATACAACATCAACTGAAAATAAAATTGTTACTGTTGCACAAGGTGCAAAACCGAAATCATTAGATCCTTATATGTATAATTCAATTCCTGATTTAATGGTTTCAAGACAATTTTATAATACTCTATTTAGTAGAGAAAAAGATGGAACTATTGTACCAGAACTTGCTGAAAGTTATGAATATAAAAATGATAAAGAATTAGATATCGTTCTTAAAAAAGGAGTAAAATTCCATGACGGTTCTGAACTTACTGCTGATGATGTTGTTTTCAGCTTTGAACGAATGAAAGATAAACCTGGTTCTTCTATAATGATAGAAGAAATAGATAAAGTTGAAAAAGTAAATGATTATGAAATAAAGATATTATTAAAAAATTCTTCTTCACCTTTGTTATTTAACTTGGCACATCCATTAACTTCAATAGTTAATAAAAAATATGTTGAAGCTGGAAATGACTTAAATATTGCTCCAATGGGAACAGGTGCATTTAAGTTAGTAGCATACAATGATGGAGAAAAAATTGAAATGGAAGCATTTCAAGATTATTTTGAAGGTGCTCCTAAAATTCAAAAATTAATTATAAGATCTATACCAGAAGATACAAGTAGACTAGCAGCATTAGAAACTGGTGAAATTGATATAGCAACTGGTTTAGCTCCAATAAATGCTCAAACTGTTGAAGCAAATGATAAATTAGAATTAATTTCTGAACCAACTACTGCTACTGAATACATTTGTTTAAATGTTGAAAAAGCTCCATTTACGAATAAAGAATTTAGACAAGCTCTTAATTATGCTATTGATAAAAAAAGTATTGTTGATTCTATTTTCTCAGGAAAAGGGAAAGTTGCAAAATCAATAGTAAATCCAAATGTTTTTGGTTATTATGATGGACTTGAAGAATATCCTTTTAATCCAGAAAAAGCTAAGGAATTAATTGAGAAATCAGGTGTAAAAGACAAATCATTTTCTCTTTATGTAAATGATAGTCCAGTGAGATTACAAGTCGCACAAATAATTCAAGCTAACTTAAAAGATGTTGGAATTGATATGAAGATTGAAACCCTTGAATGGGGAACATATTTACAAAAAACAGGAGAAGGAGACTTTACTGCTTATTTAGGAGGTTGGATATCTGGAACTTCTGATGCTGATATAGTTCTATATCCTCTATTAGATAGTAAATCAATAGGTTTCCCTGGAAATAGAGCTCGTTATTCTAACCCAGAATTTGATAAAGAAGTTGAAATGGCAAGAGTTGTTTTAACTCCTGAAGAAAGAAAAGAACACTATAAAAATGCTCAAATAATAGCTCGTGAAGATTCTCCACTTATTGTTTTATTTAATAAAAATGAAAATATTGGAATTAATAAAAGAATTTTAGGTTTTGAATATGATCCAACTACTATGCATAAATTCAAAAATTTAGATGTAAAATAA
- a CDS encoding ribonuclease H family protein translates to MAKQKYYAYFFDEKNNGIVDTWVECEKIVHGTKARYKSFIDRAVAQDWLDSGANYEKKISLNTPVNTILEKGIYFDSGTGRGIGVEVRVTDENKENILDKISPNSLEELLKNTTWKKNEFGNIQFEGRKTNNFGELVGFYLALNCAKLLKCNLILGDSRLVIDYWSLGRFHENNLELETINYINKVIQLRKEFEKNKGIVRHISGDVNPADLGFHK, encoded by the coding sequence ATGGCTAAACAAAAATATTATGCTTATTTTTTTGATGAAAAAAATAATGGAATAGTAGATACTTGGGTTGAATGCGAAAAGATAGTTCATGGAACAAAAGCCAGGTATAAATCATTTATAGATAGAGCAGTTGCTCAAGATTGGTTAGATAGCGGTGCAAATTATGAAAAAAAAATTAGCTTAAATACTCCTGTGAATACAATACTAGAAAAGGGGATATATTTTGATTCTGGCACAGGTAGAGGAATTGGAGTAGAAGTTAGAGTTACAGATGAGAATAAGGAAAATATTTTAGATAAAATATCTCCAAATTCATTGGAAGAATTATTAAAAAATACTACTTGGAAAAAAAATGAGTTTGGAAATATTCAGTTTGAAGGAAGAAAAACAAATAATTTTGGAGAGCTTGTAGGATTTTATTTAGCTCTTAACTGTGCAAAATTATTAAAATGTAATCTTATTTTAGGAGACAGTCGTTTAGTTATAGATTATTGGTCTTTGGGACGATTTCATGAAAATAATTTAGAATTAGAAACTATAAATTACATAAATAAAGTTATACAATTAAGAAAGGAGTTTGAAAAAAACAAAGGAATAGTAAGACATATCTCTGGGGATGTTAATCCAGCAGATTTAGGTTTTCATAAATAG
- a CDS encoding TIGR02206 family membrane protein, translated as MEDKFILFSNEHLITVGIGFISCILLVFLGFFTEKKATFAKIVAIAVLGVKIAELLFRHHYYGETVAELLPLHLCPIVIILSIFMMFFHSEVLFQPVYFWSIGEFFAILMPDIRDGMSNFASQSFFITHFFILFSTAYAFVHFRFRPTKVGFLCSFLLLVTLAFIMYFVNNKLGTNFLYVNHPPVTKSLMDFMGPWPYYIFSLAGIDIAISFFMYLPFRKNKKSKYGSWKSY; from the coding sequence TTGGAGGATAAGTTTATATTATTTAGTAATGAACATTTAATAACAGTAGGGATTGGTTTTATTTCCTGTATTTTATTAGTATTTTTAGGCTTTTTTACAGAGAAAAAGGCAACTTTTGCTAAAATTGTAGCTATTGCTGTCTTAGGAGTAAAAATAGCAGAATTACTATTTAGACATCATTATTATGGAGAAACAGTGGCTGAGCTTTTACCACTTCACTTATGTCCAATAGTAATAATACTTTCTATTTTTATGATGTTTTTTCATAGCGAAGTATTATTTCAGCCAGTTTATTTTTGGTCAATAGGAGAATTTTTTGCAATACTTATGCCAGATATAAGAGATGGAATGAGTAATTTTGCTTCTCAAAGTTTTTTTATAACTCATTTCTTCATTTTATTTAGTACAGCTTATGCTTTTGTGCATTTTAGATTTAGACCTACAAAAGTTGGTTTTCTTTGTTCATTTCTATTGTTAGTAACACTTGCATTTATTATGTATTTCGTAAACAATAAATTAGGAACAAATTTTCTGTATGTTAATCATCCACCAGTAACAAAGAGTTTAATGGATTTTATGGGACCATGGCCATATTATATATTCTCACTTGCTGGAATAGATATAGCAATTTCTTTCTTTATGTACTTACCATTTAGAAAAAATAAAAAATCAAAATATGGAAGTTGGAAAAGTTATTAA
- a CDS encoding TrkH family potassium uptake protein has protein sequence MNTRIISYVISNLFKLMMALFLFPLVVSIYYREGLKLSMAYIIPIIILCVLSYFLSGKSPENQSFFSKEGLVIVALSWLLISFFGALPFVISGEIPNMIDAFFESVSGFTTTGASILPEVESLSKSILFWRSFTHVVGGTGVLVLVLAILPKGNNQALHIMRAEVPGPTVGKLVAKMSYNSRILYIIYISMIIIMIIFLLLGGMPFFDACIHAFGTAGTGGFSSKNTSIGFYNSAYIDYVTSIGMLVFGLNFNLFYLLILGNIKQIFKSEEAKYYLSIVFIATAFICINIYPIYSSITRMIRDVFFTVSSIITTTGYSTVDFDKWPTFSKIILMFLMFCGGCAGSTAGGFKVSRLAILIKRFVREFKKIGHPNKVLNIKLEGKTLDKEMLEGVDSYFILYSVILFILLLITAWESDTFITALSAVLATFNNIGPGLGAVGPTSNFGLFSPFLKFILSLGMLLGRLEIIPLLILVSPRIYRKRD, from the coding sequence ATGAATACCAGAATTATATCTTATGTAATATCAAATTTATTTAAATTAATGATGGCTTTGTTCCTTTTTCCACTTGTAGTAAGTATTTATTATAGAGAAGGATTAAAGCTTTCAATGGCTTATATTATACCAATAATTATTTTATGTGTATTAAGTTATTTTTTATCAGGTAAAAGTCCTGAAAATCAATCTTTTTTTTCAAAAGAAGGATTAGTTATTGTTGCTTTGTCTTGGTTACTTATATCATTTTTTGGAGCTTTACCTTTTGTAATAAGTGGAGAAATTCCAAATATGATAGATGCTTTTTTTGAAAGTGTCAGTGGTTTTACTACAACAGGTGCTAGTATACTACCAGAAGTTGAAAGTTTAAGTAAATCAATATTATTTTGGAGAAGTTTCACCCATGTTGTTGGTGGTACGGGAGTTCTCGTTTTAGTTTTAGCAATACTTCCAAAAGGAAATAATCAGGCATTACATATAATGAGAGCAGAAGTTCCAGGTCCAACAGTTGGAAAACTTGTTGCTAAAATGAGTTATAACTCAAGAATTTTATATATAATTTATATTTCTATGATTATTATAATGATAATTTTTTTACTATTGGGTGGAATGCCATTTTTTGATGCTTGTATTCATGCATTTGGTACAGCAGGTACTGGTGGTTTTAGTTCTAAAAATACAAGTATAGGTTTTTACAATAGTGCTTATATAGATTATGTAACTTCTATTGGAATGCTAGTTTTTGGACTTAACTTTAACTTGTTTTATCTTTTAATTTTAGGAAATATTAAACAAATTTTTAAAAGTGAAGAGGCAAAATATTACTTAAGTATTGTCTTTATAGCAACTGCTTTTATTTGTATAAATATTTATCCTATCTATTCTTCTATTACAAGAATGATAAGAGATGTATTCTTTACTGTATCTTCTATTATTACAACTACTGGATATTCAACAGTAGATTTTGATAAATGGCCAACATTTTCAAAAATTATTCTTATGTTTTTAATGTTTTGTGGAGGTTGTGCTGGTTCAACAGCTGGAGGTTTTAAAGTTTCTAGGCTTGCTATACTTATAAAAAGATTTGTAAGAGAATTTAAAAAAATAGGTCACCCTAATAAAGTTTTAAATATTAAACTTGAAGGGAAAACTTTAGATAAGGAGATGCTTGAAGGAGTTGATAGTTACTTTATACTTTATTCAGTTATTCTTTTCATACTCTTGTTGATTACTGCTTGGGAATCTGACACTTTTATAACAGCTTTAAGTGCTGTACTTGCTACATTTAATAACATAGGTCCTGGACTTGGTGCAGTTGGTCCAACTTCAAATTTTGGATTATTTTCTCCATTTTTAAAATTTATTTTATCTTTGGGAATGTTATTAGGACGTTTGGAAATAATTCCACTTTTAATTCTAGTTTCACCTAGAATTTATAGAAAAAGAGATTAA
- a CDS encoding glycosyltransferase family 9 protein: MFSQNDNINILVIRFKRIGDAILSLPLCHSLKLTFPNSKVDFVLYEEASPLFEGHPYIDNVITITKKEQKNPLKYIKKVFNVTRKKYDIIIDIMSTPKSELFCMFSRKSPFRIGRYKKKRGFFYNYKMKEKESLNKVDKFLNQLLPPFEEAGFDVKKDYDFKFFAEEKEKEKYRQKMLEVGVDFSKPVIAFSIYSRVAHKIYPIDKMKEVVKYLIDKYDAQIIFFYSADQKDEIQKIHREIGDTKNIFSSIETPTIKDLVPFLENCDYYIGNEGGARHLAQGIGIPTFAIFNPSAELKEWLPFPSEKNMGISPIDMVEKKSIPLEEFYKMSPEEQFSLIDIETIKEMADELIEKNKRK; the protein is encoded by the coding sequence GTGTTTAGTCAAAATGACAATATAAATATCTTAGTTATAAGATTTAAAAGAATAGGAGATGCTATTTTAAGTTTGCCATTATGCCATTCTTTAAAATTAACTTTTCCCAATTCAAAAGTTGATTTTGTCTTGTATGAAGAGGCTAGCCCACTTTTTGAGGGACACCCTTATATAGATAATGTTATTACCATAACCAAAAAAGAGCAAAAAAATCCTTTAAAATATATAAAGAAAGTTTTTAATGTTACTAGAAAAAAATATGATATTATTATTGATATTATGTCTACTCCTAAGAGTGAGTTATTTTGTATGTTTTCAAGAAAATCTCCTTTTAGAATAGGTAGGTATAAGAAAAAAAGAGGTTTTTTCTATAACTATAAAATGAAAGAAAAGGAATCTTTAAATAAGGTAGACAAATTTTTAAATCAGCTTCTTCCTCCATTTGAAGAAGCAGGGTTTGATGTAAAAAAAGACTATGATTTTAAATTTTTTGCAGAAGAAAAAGAAAAAGAGAAATACAGACAAAAAATGCTAGAAGTAGGAGTTGATTTTTCTAAACCTGTTATTGCTTTTTCAATTTATTCAAGAGTTGCTCATAAAATTTATCCTATTGATAAAATGAAAGAAGTTGTAAAATATTTAATTGATAAGTATGATGCTCAAATAATATTTTTCTATTCTGCAGACCAAAAAGATGAGATACAAAAAATTCATAGAGAAATAGGGGATACTAAAAATATTTTTTCTTCAATTGAAACTCCTACAATAAAGGATTTAGTACCATTTTTAGAAAATTGTGACTACTACATAGGGAATGAAGGAGGAGCAAGACATTTAGCACAAGGTATTGGAATACCTACATTTGCTATTTTTAATCCAAGTGCTGAACTAAAAGAATGGTTACCTTTCCCAAGTGAAAAAAATATGGGAATATCACCTATTGATATGGTAGAAAAAAAATCTATTCCACTTGAAGAATTTTATAAAATGAGTCCAGAAGAACAATTCTCTTTAATAGACATTGAAACAATTAAAGAAATGGCTGATGAATTAATTGAAAAAAATAAAAGGAAGTAA
- the pssA gene encoding CDP-diacylglycerol--serine O-phosphatidyltransferase, translating to MVKKKYIAPNLITAGNMFLGYLSITESIKGNYKMAILFILLAMVCDGLDGKTARKLDAFSEFGKEFDSFCDAISFGLAPSMLIYSILTKNVPGSPFVVPVSFLYALCGVMRLVKFNIINVASSEKGDFSGMPIPNAAAMVVSYLMICNILDEKFSLHIFDIKIFIAISVISASLMVSTIPFKTPDKTFSFIPKKLALLIILGLLVTMYWTLDYSVFIISYTYVLLNILTYFYKRFGNEDEKVENEDELIEEFVEVDENEEKGE from the coding sequence ATGGTTAAAAAGAAGTATATTGCTCCTAATCTTATTACAGCAGGAAATATGTTTTTAGGTTATTTAAGTATAACTGAATCAATAAAGGGAAATTATAAAATGGCAATACTATTTATTTTACTTGCTATGGTTTGTGATGGCTTAGATGGAAAAACAGCGAGAAAATTAGATGCATTTAGTGAATTTGGAAAAGAATTTGACTCATTTTGTGATGCCATTTCATTCGGATTAGCTCCATCAATGTTAATTTATTCAATATTAACAAAAAATGTTCCAGGAAGTCCATTCGTGGTTCCAGTTTCATTTTTATATGCACTTTGTGGTGTAATGAGATTAGTTAAATTTAATATCATAAATGTTGCTTCAAGTGAAAAAGGTGATTTTAGTGGAATGCCTATTCCTAATGCTGCAGCAATGGTTGTATCTTATCTTATGATTTGTAATATTTTAGATGAAAAATTTAGTTTACACATCTTTGATATAAAAATTTTTATTGCAATATCTGTTATATCAGCGAGTTTAATGGTTAGTACAATACCATTTAAAACTCCTGATAAGACTTTCTCATTTATTCCAAAAAAATTAGCTTTACTTATTATTTTAGGGCTTTTAGTAACTATGTATTGGACATTAGATTACAGTGTATTCATTATTTCTTATACTTATGTTTTACTAAATATACTTACATATTTTTATAAAAGATTTGGAAACGAAGATGAAAAAGTTGAAAATGAAGATGAGCTAATAGAAGAGTTTGTAGAAGTAGATGAAAATGAAGAAAAAGGTGAGTAA